A stretch of Haladaptatus cibarius D43 DNA encodes these proteins:
- a CDS encoding ABC transporter ATP-binding protein: MSMQTTRQKKRTDGEPLLTVRGLKKHFDQSSGVLDRLVGDTGSVRAVDGVDLTVHEGETLAIVGESGCGKSTLGRTVLNLHNATAGSVTYRDEEISELSAGEMRPFRRNLQMIFQDPLASLNPRQTVGEILTAPMEVHGIGENSEERLERAKELLQRVGLKPAHIDRYPNQFSGGQQQRVGIARALSLEPELIIADEPVSALDVSVQAQILNLLSELQDEFGLSLVFIAHNLSVVRHVADRVAVMYLGKIVETAPVEELYDNPQHPYTKSLLSAVPRIDPGDRDERIILEGTVPSPLNPPSGCRFHTRCPMVIPPEEWAGTEENFRAAFTFRNRVLSGELDPDAAKTRLSAEGKNTDDETVASYLAEQLLPCSPADLPPNAADAVWEAVDALATEQRERAEDVVTTAFPSPCERETPQSVSADEGHIAACHRVESGN; this comes from the coding sequence ATGAGCATGCAGACGACCAGACAGAAAAAACGAACCGACGGCGAACCGCTCCTGACCGTGCGCGGACTGAAAAAACATTTCGACCAGTCCAGCGGCGTCCTCGATAGATTGGTCGGCGACACGGGGAGCGTCCGAGCAGTCGATGGTGTTGACCTCACGGTTCACGAGGGCGAAACGCTCGCAATTGTCGGCGAATCTGGCTGTGGCAAATCGACCCTCGGTCGGACGGTTCTCAACCTCCACAACGCGACGGCGGGGTCGGTAACCTACCGCGACGAGGAAATCTCCGAACTGTCGGCGGGCGAGATGCGCCCGTTCCGTAGAAACCTCCAAATGATATTCCAAGACCCGCTGGCCTCGCTGAACCCGCGCCAGACGGTCGGCGAAATACTCACCGCACCAATGGAGGTTCACGGAATCGGGGAAAACAGCGAGGAACGACTGGAACGCGCGAAAGAACTACTCCAGCGAGTCGGCCTCAAACCGGCCCACATCGACCGCTACCCGAACCAGTTTTCGGGCGGCCAGCAACAGCGCGTCGGCATCGCTCGCGCGCTGTCGTTGGAACCCGAACTAATCATCGCCGACGAACCGGTTTCCGCGCTGGACGTGTCCGTGCAGGCCCAAATCCTCAATCTACTTTCCGAACTGCAAGACGAGTTCGGTCTGTCGCTCGTCTTCATCGCGCACAACTTGAGCGTCGTTCGCCATGTTGCCGACCGCGTGGCGGTGATGTATCTCGGCAAAATCGTGGAAACCGCGCCCGTCGAGGAACTGTACGATAATCCACAGCACCCCTACACGAAATCACTGCTATCGGCAGTGCCGCGAATCGACCCCGGCGACCGCGACGAGCGAATCATCCTCGAAGGAACGGTTCCCTCACCGCTGAACCCGCCATCCGGATGCCGGTTCCACACGCGCTGTCCGATGGTGATTCCGCCGGAAGAGTGGGCCGGAACCGAGGAGAATTTCCGGGCCGCATTTACGTTCCGAAACCGCGTCTTGTCGGGCGAACTCGACCCCGACGCGGCCAAAACTCGGCTTTCGGCGGAGGGCAAAAATACCGACGACGAAACCGTCGCGTCGTATCTCGCAGAGCAGCTGCTTCCCTGCTCTCCGGCAGACCTGCCGCCGAACGCGGCGGATGCAGTTTGGGAGGCTGTAGACGCGCTGGCAACTGAACAGCGCGAGCGGGCGGAGGATGTCGTAACTACGGCCTTTCCCTCGCCGTGCGAGCGGGAAACGCCGCAGTCAGTGTCGGCTGATGAGGGTCATATCGCAGCCTGTCATCGCGTCGAGTCCGGAAATTAG
- a CDS encoding DUF7344 domain-containing protein, which produces MQIRYSACESDRGWRENVNIETKTINKLFEILSNERRRRLCVYMVESDDEIFSFEELVGQFVSGTPNVDVTVDETAATRHDRIAIALHHTHLPKLADFGIIEYDMESKTTRYGEFPVDNLADWMMENRRISG; this is translated from the coding sequence ATGCAGATTCGTTATTCCGCCTGCGAGAGTGATAGAGGATGGAGAGAGAACGTGAACATCGAGACGAAGACAATCAACAAGTTGTTTGAAATTCTCAGCAATGAACGGCGGCGTCGCCTGTGTGTCTACATGGTCGAATCGGACGACGAGATATTTTCGTTCGAGGAACTCGTCGGTCAGTTCGTATCGGGAACGCCGAACGTTGACGTGACGGTAGACGAGACAGCGGCGACACGCCACGACCGTATCGCAATCGCGCTTCATCACACTCATCTGCCGAAACTGGCTGATTTCGGTATCATCGAATACGATATGGAAAGTAAGACGACGCGATACGGGGAGTTTCCCGTTGACAACCTCGCTGACTGGATGATGGAAAACCGCCGGATTTCAGGATAG
- a CDS encoding helix-turn-helix domain-containing protein produces the protein MILVEFRLDYPVLRDALSRAPKMKLTWEQSDRTDEGRHKLLFWTEGGNFKAFEDALEEDSTVTTPSRTIELGEQRLYQTKLKEEARRTSIYPLLVNEASILQRVTATHDGWEFRAAFPDRKAFSRFRDFCREHEIGLVVHRFYEEREHPDTPRFGLTGVQRETLIMAVECGYLEIPRKSSLADLSDEFDISETAASERFRRGVKTLIECTVYSDNEQS, from the coding sequence ATGATACTCGTCGAATTTCGGCTCGATTATCCGGTTTTGCGGGATGCGTTAAGCCGTGCTCCCAAAATGAAGCTTACGTGGGAGCAATCGGATCGAACCGATGAAGGCCGACACAAACTTCTGTTCTGGACGGAAGGCGGCAATTTCAAGGCGTTCGAGGACGCGCTCGAAGAAGACTCTACCGTCACAACTCCATCCCGAACGATCGAACTTGGCGAACAGCGGTTGTACCAGACCAAATTGAAAGAAGAAGCACGACGAACGAGTATCTATCCTCTCTTGGTCAACGAAGCGAGTATTTTACAACGAGTTACCGCGACGCACGACGGATGGGAGTTCCGCGCGGCGTTTCCCGACAGGAAAGCATTTAGCCGGTTTCGTGATTTCTGCCGAGAGCACGAAATAGGATTGGTCGTCCACCGCTTTTACGAGGAGCGAGAACATCCCGACACGCCCCGGTTTGGACTAACTGGCGTACAACGAGAGACGCTGATTATGGCCGTCGAATGCGGGTATCTGGAAATTCCGCGAAAGAGTTCGCTCGCGGATTTGAGCGACGAGTTCGACATCTCCGAAACGGCGGCGTCGGAACGGTTCCGCCGTGGAGTGAAAACGCTCATCGAGTGTACGGTGTATTCCGACAACGAACAGTCCTAA
- a CDS encoding ABC transporter permease: MTEHTEPGVGPNTPAEPGPSDVPPEYQEEEQYEEHKTTRQRVVEGILEDKMALFGAIVVVLFIFTAVFAPYVAPHDPEATFGFMQEPNSYSEGNYDDDPGTERVWHALGTDSFGHDVLSRMIYGARVSLLVALATVAVAFTLGTAIGLLAGFYGGWVDSVLMRYVDFQWAFPELILGVGIIALSGGLGVTNVVIAIGIAYIDDFARLVRGEVLSLREEEYVMAARAIGMSNRRIMTREILPNAVAPLIVQATLMIPLAILAEAGLSFLGLGVKPTTPTWGLLLSDGRQFIGDAWWISVMPGLAIMLTVLAFNMLGDGLRDVFDVSEGEVESR; the protein is encoded by the coding sequence ATGACGGAACACACTGAACCAGGCGTCGGCCCGAACACGCCCGCCGAACCCGGGCCGTCCGACGTTCCACCCGAATATCAGGAGGAAGAACAGTACGAAGAACACAAAACCACCCGACAGCGAGTCGTCGAGGGCATACTGGAAGACAAGATGGCCCTGTTCGGGGCCATCGTCGTCGTCCTGTTCATCTTTACGGCGGTGTTCGCACCCTACGTCGCACCCCACGACCCGGAAGCCACGTTCGGCTTCATGCAGGAGCCAAACAGCTATTCGGAAGGAAACTATGATGACGACCCCGGAACTGAACGCGTCTGGCATGCACTCGGAACCGATTCGTTCGGCCACGACGTCCTCTCGCGGATGATTTACGGCGCGCGCGTTTCCCTTCTCGTTGCGCTTGCGACGGTGGCAGTCGCGTTCACGCTCGGCACGGCGATTGGCCTCCTCGCCGGATTCTACGGCGGATGGGTCGATAGCGTGCTGATGCGCTACGTGGACTTCCAGTGGGCGTTTCCCGAACTTATCTTAGGTGTCGGTATCATCGCCCTCTCCGGCGGGTTGGGCGTCACGAACGTCGTCATCGCAATCGGTATCGCGTACATCGACGATTTCGCCCGCCTCGTCAGGGGTGAGGTGCTGTCGCTCCGCGAGGAGGAGTACGTCATGGCGGCCCGCGCAATCGGCATGAGCAACCGCAGAATCATGACCCGCGAAATCCTGCCGAACGCGGTCGCGCCGCTCATCGTGCAGGCGACGCTGATGATTCCGCTTGCAATCCTCGCGGAGGCTGGCCTGTCCTTCCTCGGACTCGGCGTCAAGCCGACGACCCCGACGTGGGGCCTGCTCCTCTCGGACGGACGGCAGTTCATCGGCGATGCGTGGTGGATTAGCGTCATGCCCGGCCTCGCAATCATGCTGACGGTACTCGCGTTCAACATGCTCGGCGACGGCCTGCGCGACGTGTTTGACGTGAGCGAAGGGGAGGTAGAGAGCAGATGA
- a CDS encoding helix-turn-helix domain-containing protein: protein MREVTLRIRHHGEPESDISADYPTITIRSVSSMTGSAAERKRIIELTGPESAIAGFLDEFAAAPAVLKVDPLTPLDVPRVLVAVTIDSYQWDSISQRLTDLGVHYRTGATITAGWEQWTLFLDESDDLNEIVVSLERAGNDTDLVRNVEVDQVGEQEQLEFSRVLSELTQRQREVLGTAIGLGYYRPKKETSIEDIADTVGIASTTAWEHLARAEGKVMDEVGKHLASTGARASERQQSSE, encoded by the coding sequence ATGCGAGAAGTGACGCTCCGGATTCGCCACCACGGCGAACCCGAGAGCGACATCAGCGCCGACTATCCAACAATTACGATTCGCTCCGTCTCCTCGATGACTGGAAGTGCTGCCGAGCGAAAACGCATCATCGAGCTAACCGGCCCGGAATCCGCCATCGCTGGATTCCTCGATGAGTTCGCCGCCGCACCGGCAGTGTTGAAAGTGGATCCGTTGACGCCACTCGACGTTCCCCGCGTCCTCGTGGCCGTCACCATCGACAGCTATCAGTGGGACAGCATTTCACAGCGGTTGACCGATTTGGGCGTCCACTACCGAACTGGGGCAACCATCACGGCGGGGTGGGAGCAGTGGACGCTATTTTTGGATGAATCCGATGATTTGAACGAAATCGTCGTCTCGCTCGAACGAGCAGGCAACGACACCGACCTCGTCAGGAATGTCGAAGTTGACCAAGTAGGAGAACAAGAACAGTTGGAGTTCTCCCGCGTGCTGTCCGAACTAACCCAAAGACAGCGCGAGGTGCTCGGAACGGCCATCGGACTCGGCTACTATCGCCCGAAAAAGGAGACGAGTATCGAGGACATCGCCGACACAGTCGGGATAGCATCGACGACGGCGTGGGAGCATCTCGCCCGTGCGGAGGGGAAAGTGATGGACGAAGTTGGAAAGCATCTCGCCTCAACTGGCGCTCGGGCCTCTGAACGCCAGCAGAGTTCCGAGTAG
- a CDS encoding MFS transporter, protein MLAHAMVHTYELSFPIFLTVWLSEFGTTTGTLGIVVGVGYALFGLGALPGGVLSDSYGSRSLIVLCLFGMAGSFLLLSVSPTLPVVALALVLWGLSASVYHPAGLALLSKGVSERGSAFAYHGMAGNFGIAFGPLATTLLLLAFDWRTVVGILAVPALIAAFLAFRTDIDESAAVEGQETRADGGVSSLSDFLGTSRTLFAGWFIAVFGVVMMSGLYYRGVLTFLPDLLGDLPMFAPVDFAGESLEPARYLYAGLLTVGMAGQYVGGKLTDRVENARAIAVAFGLLAVIALVFVPASNAGLAPLLAVSFVLGFCLFVVQPLYQATVAEYTPPEARGISYGYTYLGVFGVGALGATIAGVVLQYFSSTVLFAVLAGFAVVASLLGTLLAFRGPSAS, encoded by the coding sequence ATGCTCGCACATGCGATGGTTCACACCTACGAACTCTCCTTTCCCATCTTCCTCACCGTCTGGCTGTCGGAGTTCGGCACCACGACGGGAACGCTGGGTATCGTCGTGGGCGTCGGCTACGCACTGTTCGGACTCGGGGCACTCCCGGGGGGTGTCCTCTCCGATTCCTACGGCTCGCGTAGCCTCATCGTCCTCTGTCTGTTCGGGATGGCCGGGTCGTTCCTCCTGCTCTCGGTGTCGCCAACGCTCCCAGTGGTCGCGTTGGCGCTCGTGTTGTGGGGGCTTTCGGCCAGCGTCTACCATCCCGCCGGACTCGCATTGTTGAGCAAAGGCGTCAGCGAACGCGGAAGCGCGTTCGCCTATCACGGCATGGCCGGAAACTTCGGCATCGCCTTCGGCCCCTTGGCGACGACGCTCCTCTTGCTCGCGTTCGACTGGCGAACCGTCGTCGGAATCCTTGCGGTTCCAGCCCTCATCGCGGCGTTTCTCGCGTTTCGAACCGACATCGACGAATCCGCGGCGGTCGAGGGACAGGAAACCCGCGCCGACGGCGGGGTTTCCTCCCTTTCCGACTTCCTCGGCACGTCCCGAACCCTGTTCGCCGGATGGTTCATCGCCGTTTTCGGCGTCGTCATGATGTCCGGACTGTACTACCGCGGCGTACTGACGTTCCTCCCCGACCTGCTCGGTGACCTGCCGATGTTCGCTCCTGTCGATTTCGCCGGGGAATCGCTGGAACCGGCACGATACCTCTACGCCGGTCTGCTGACTGTCGGAATGGCTGGACAGTACGTCGGCGGCAAACTGACCGACAGGGTCGAGAACGCCCGCGCAATCGCGGTGGCGTTCGGACTGCTGGCGGTCATCGCACTCGTGTTCGTGCCCGCCTCGAACGCCGGACTCGCGCCACTGCTCGCGGTCAGTTTCGTCCTCGGATTTTGTCTGTTCGTCGTGCAACCGCTCTATCAGGCGACCGTTGCAGAGTACACGCCACCCGAAGCACGCGGGATTTCCTACGGCTACACCTATCTCGGTGTCTTCGGTGTCGGCGCGCTCGGCGCGACAATCGCTGGCGTCGTTCTCCAGTACTTCTCCTCGACCGTGCTCTTCGCCGTCCTTGCTGGATTCGCAGTCGTGGCGTCCCTACTCGGAACTCTGCTGGCGTTCAGAGGCCCGAGCGCCAGTTGA
- a CDS encoding ABC transporter permease, with protein MRQYVAKRVVHAGFIMWLVATTVFFGLRMIPGGPVRTMLGQEATPQAVAALRAELGLDRPLYVQYFDWLLDMATLNFGQSLSTGQSVTTLMGQAAPRTLSIGILAIIVGLGIAVPTGIISATRKGEGVDYVATVAAFLGVSMPAFFVGILLALVFGVWFSVLPVYGYTPLSEGFVPWFERILLPGIAVGLPYAAVVMRMMRSSLLEVLTKPYIRTARAKGVSNRVLLYKHALQNAMIPVITVAGIQLALVLVGSVTVELVFGIQGLGRLLVDSMLDRNYPVTQAVILIVAAVMVFTNLAVDLIYTVIDPRIGYGGSQ; from the coding sequence ATGCGCCAGTACGTCGCAAAACGGGTAGTTCACGCTGGCTTCATCATGTGGCTCGTTGCAACCACGGTGTTTTTCGGCCTCCGCATGATTCCGGGCGGCCCGGTTCGAACCATGCTCGGACAGGAGGCCACGCCGCAGGCCGTGGCCGCCCTCCGCGCCGAACTCGGCCTCGATAGGCCGCTTTACGTGCAGTATTTCGACTGGCTGTTGGACATGGCCACACTGAACTTCGGCCAAAGCCTCAGCACCGGTCAATCCGTTACAACCTTGATGGGACAAGCCGCGCCGAGAACACTTTCGATAGGTATCCTCGCCATCATCGTCGGCCTCGGCATTGCGGTCCCGACCGGTATCATCAGCGCGACTCGCAAGGGCGAAGGTGTCGATTACGTCGCCACGGTGGCGGCGTTCCTTGGCGTCTCCATGCCAGCCTTCTTCGTCGGCATCCTGCTGGCGTTGGTGTTTGGCGTCTGGTTCAGCGTGCTTCCGGTGTACGGCTATACCCCACTGAGCGAGGGCTTCGTGCCGTGGTTCGAGCGCATCCTGCTCCCCGGAATCGCGGTCGGATTGCCATACGCCGCGGTCGTGATGCGGATGATGCGCTCGTCGCTACTGGAAGTGCTGACCAAGCCGTACATTCGAACTGCCCGCGCGAAAGGCGTCAGTAACCGCGTGCTGCTGTACAAACACGCGCTCCAGAACGCGATGATTCCCGTGATTACCGTCGCAGGTATCCAACTCGCACTGGTTTTGGTCGGCAGTGTCACGGTCGAACTGGTCTTCGGCATCCAAGGTCTCGGGCGACTGCTCGTCGATTCGATGCTCGACAGAAACTACCCGGTGACGCAAGCGGTCATCCTCATCGTCGCCGCCGTGATGGTGTTCACGAACCTCGCGGTTGACCTTATCTACACGGTTATCGACCCGCGCATCGGCTACGGAGGCTCACAATGA
- a CDS encoding thiamine pyrophosphate-binding protein: MTGVDDTDGETTSESLVSVLESLGVEYVFGYPGGRVIELLDDLPESSVDVVRPRDEREGSVMAEMYGRLHGKPAVLAGQGPWIGSLGVIGQMEARLASSPMVVLTEASERGDYSTLAPYQQSRGDYGGLSLPKILDGVTKEHWFPRTPTETLRSVQLAFKHATAGRSGPTAVILDGNAITDDVPSDPVPPVWDSKEQVKNWESKPTDGDVAKAKEALESAERPVIVAGNGVHSANAYDQLESVAEDYDAVVATSYLGKSTIPETHDLATGVIGSFGHEGANQVVSEADTLLVVGCRMNPMDTNWQASSFIRPDEQTIIHADIDTRNAGWVYPADVGLIGDAKESLQALSDAGSASNDWAQKRAEKARESFFTEKCESDASPIKPQRAVKEIEALVDEDTIVTADSGNNRFWLLNYLQTPGIRTYFGSGGVGGMGWSAPAAVSAAISTDKDVISVAGDGGFTMTMTSVEVAVEYGVAPTFVVLNDTSLGMVRQMQEEDGDIAGVEFHDTDFVKVAEGFGADGTRATTPDELADALREGKESDLPFVIDARIDREEDMAEQLQSSFYAEVGGLHE, from the coding sequence ATGACAGGTGTTGACGACACCGACGGGGAAACGACGAGCGAATCGCTGGTTTCCGTACTCGAATCGCTGGGCGTAGAGTACGTTTTCGGCTACCCCGGCGGACGAGTTATCGAACTGCTAGACGACCTCCCAGAATCAAGCGTGGACGTCGTCCGACCCCGCGACGAACGCGAGGGAAGCGTTATGGCCGAGATGTACGGTCGCCTGCACGGGAAACCTGCGGTTCTCGCCGGACAGGGGCCGTGGATTGGAAGCCTCGGCGTCATCGGACAGATGGAGGCCCGACTCGCCTCCTCGCCGATGGTCGTCCTGACCGAGGCGAGCGAGCGCGGCGATTACTCCACACTCGCACCGTACCAGCAGTCCCGCGGCGACTACGGCGGCCTCTCGCTGCCGAAAATTCTGGACGGCGTGACGAAAGAACACTGGTTCCCAAGAACGCCGACCGAAACCCTTCGGAGCGTGCAGTTGGCGTTCAAACACGCGACGGCGGGTCGGTCGGGACCAACGGCCGTCATTTTGGACGGGAACGCGATTACCGACGACGTGCCGAGCGACCCGGTGCCGCCGGTGTGGGACAGCAAAGAGCAAGTCAAAAATTGGGAGTCGAAACCGACCGACGGCGACGTAGCGAAAGCGAAGGAGGCGCTCGAATCCGCCGAACGTCCAGTCATCGTCGCCGGAAACGGCGTTCACTCCGCGAACGCCTACGACCAACTCGAATCCGTCGCGGAGGACTACGATGCAGTGGTCGCAACGTCCTATCTGGGCAAGTCCACGATTCCGGAAACCCACGACCTCGCGACGGGTGTCATCGGGTCGTTCGGTCACGAAGGTGCGAATCAGGTGGTTAGCGAGGCCGACACCCTCCTCGTCGTCGGGTGTCGGATGAACCCGATGGACACGAACTGGCAGGCGTCGTCGTTCATCCGCCCGGACGAGCAGACCATCATTCACGCCGACATCGACACCCGAAACGCGGGGTGGGTGTACCCCGCCGACGTAGGACTGATTGGGGATGCAAAAGAGAGCCTTCAGGCCCTTTCTGACGCCGGAAGCGCGAGCAACGACTGGGCACAGAAGCGCGCCGAGAAGGCGCGCGAATCCTTTTTCACCGAGAAATGCGAGAGCGACGCCTCGCCCATCAAACCACAGCGCGCAGTCAAGGAAATCGAGGCGTTGGTTGACGAGGACACCATCGTCACGGCTGACTCCGGCAACAACCGATTCTGGCTGTTGAACTACTTGCAGACGCCCGGCATTCGCACCTACTTCGGCAGTGGCGGCGTGGGCGGAATGGGCTGGTCTGCCCCCGCCGCGGTGAGCGCCGCCATTTCGACCGACAAGGACGTTATCAGCGTGGCTGGCGACGGCGGGTTCACGATGACGATGACCAGCGTTGAGGTTGCCGTCGAATACGGCGTTGCTCCGACGTTCGTCGTGCTGAACGACACCAGTCTCGGCATGGTGCGCCAGATGCAAGAAGAAGACGGCGACATTGCGGGGGTCGAGTTCCACGACACCGACTTCGTGAAAGTGGCGGAGGGCTTCGGTGCCGATGGAACCCGCGCGACGACGCCGGACGAACTGGCCGACGCGCTACGGGAAGGAAAGGAAAGCGACCTACCCTTTGTCATCGACGCGCGAATCGACCGCGAGGAGGACATGGCCGAGCAGTTGCAGTCCTCTTTCTACGCCGAGGTCGGCGGACTGCACGAGTGA
- a CDS encoding ABC transporter substrate-binding protein, whose translation MGTSGKISDEDVSGPVVDRRTTMKLLGAAGITSLAGCTGDGGDGGGGSGDGSGNGDGTTGVPSEGQRGGRLSAGWFTGSIDVLDPPFISVGQYFQVAANVFNGLVTLKQDLTIRGDLAKDWTVSDDGTKFTFNLREGVKFHDGSDFTAEDVEYTINRTISEEAPAASKLESLKPLDDDGVVVQDDYTVELNFAEPMAPALIYLTRGPGRAATIVCKDAIEEMGAEAYKTKPVGTGPFKVTEHEIGSGVTLDAFEEYFETDSEGNALPYLDGIDIRPIPEPATLVNALRSGDIDFANLIPLQNVSKVEQANGVEKLDAPGINWYGFAMNQRREPFSSQKARMGIAKSIDNEAFVNAAYFGNALPDTGPINKATNWVWRDDKPTDQQYDPEAGKQLLREAGAEGASFHILTDQSSLRAAKAMRQQLNKAGFDVSIEQVTSSTYWERYETGDYDTTISGSVGDPDPDQSLWNFYRKPDDGGVWNWVNFENQKAHDLLSKQRTALDREKRKQALHELEDHLIKQVPHAYLMHQNDIAAKRSTMKGFTHIPFLRNFHTTWVEE comes from the coding sequence ATGGGAACTAGTGGCAAAATCTCGGACGAAGACGTGAGCGGGCCGGTGGTCGACCGCCGGACGACGATGAAACTCCTCGGCGCGGCAGGTATCACCAGTTTGGCCGGTTGTACCGGTGACGGTGGCGATGGCGGTGGCGGCAGTGGTGACGGGAGCGGAAACGGCGACGGAACGACCGGCGTCCCCTCGGAGGGTCAGCGCGGTGGCCGACTCAGCGCCGGTTGGTTCACCGGCAGTATCGACGTGTTAGATCCGCCGTTCATCAGCGTCGGACAGTATTTTCAAGTGGCCGCAAACGTGTTTAACGGCCTCGTCACGCTGAAACAAGACCTCACGATTCGCGGCGACCTCGCAAAGGACTGGACGGTCAGCGACGACGGAACGAAGTTCACGTTCAACCTCCGCGAGGGCGTGAAATTCCACGACGGGTCGGATTTCACCGCCGAGGACGTGGAGTACACCATCAACCGAACGATTTCCGAGGAAGCACCCGCGGCCTCGAAGTTGGAATCGCTCAAACCGCTGGACGACGACGGCGTCGTCGTCCAAGACGACTACACGGTCGAACTCAACTTTGCGGAACCGATGGCTCCCGCCCTCATCTACCTCACGCGAGGCCCCGGTCGCGCGGCGACAATCGTCTGCAAGGATGCAATCGAGGAGATGGGCGCGGAAGCGTACAAAACGAAACCGGTCGGTACCGGCCCGTTCAAAGTGACGGAACACGAAATCGGTTCCGGCGTCACTCTCGATGCCTTCGAAGAGTACTTCGAAACGGACAGCGAAGGCAACGCGCTTCCCTACTTGGACGGCATCGACATCAGGCCGATTCCGGAACCCGCGACCCTCGTGAACGCGCTCCGGAGCGGCGACATCGACTTTGCGAACCTCATTCCGCTCCAGAACGTCTCGAAGGTGGAGCAAGCGAACGGCGTCGAAAAACTCGACGCGCCGGGTATCAACTGGTATGGCTTCGCCATGAACCAGCGCAGAGAGCCGTTCAGTTCGCAGAAAGCCCGCATGGGTATCGCCAAATCCATCGACAACGAGGCCTTTGTGAACGCGGCCTACTTCGGCAACGCGCTCCCCGACACCGGGCCTATCAACAAGGCGACCAACTGGGTCTGGCGCGACGACAAACCGACCGACCAGCAGTACGACCCCGAGGCCGGGAAACAACTCCTCCGAGAGGCCGGTGCGGAAGGGGCGTCGTTCCACATCCTCACTGACCAAAGTAGCCTTCGCGCCGCGAAGGCGATGCGCCAGCAGTTGAACAAAGCCGGGTTCGACGTCAGCATCGAACAGGTGACCAGTTCGACCTACTGGGAGCGCTATGAAACCGGCGATTACGACACGACCATCAGCGGCAGTGTCGGCGACCCAGACCCCGACCAGTCGCTCTGGAACTTCTACCGCAAACCGGACGACGGCGGCGTCTGGAACTGGGTGAACTTCGAGAATCAAAAAGCCCACGACCTGCTTTCGAAACAGCGCACGGCGTTAGATCGCGAGAAACGTAAACAGGCGCTTCACGAGTTAGAAGACCACCTCATCAAGCAGGTTCCACACGCCTACCTGATGCACCAGAACGACATCGCCGCGAAACGCTCCACCATGAAGGGTTTCACCCACATCCCCTTCTTGCGTAACTTCCACACAACGTGGGTCGAGGAGTAG
- a CDS encoding ABC transporter ATP-binding protein, with protein sequence MSLLEVENLHTRFPTPRGTVDAVNEVDLRIEPGEIVGLVGESGSGKSVLADTIMGIVEEPGEIAGGDIRLHGDSLLELPESERREIRGGTISMVFQDPMNSLNPTLTVGEQIAEMVRLHQPVGESISLPAELKRKLIGSSKNGEAWRKAIEMLESVEIPEPESRATDFPHEFSGGMRQRAMIAMALAAEPDLLIADEPTTALDVTIQAQILDELRDLKDAFDTAILLITHDLAVVAEVCDRVNVMYAGKIVERAETGELFRNPQHPYTQGLIASTPRLDAPTEALQPIEGNVPDLIDIPFACHFAPRCPEATRECYEIDPDFRPVGSSAEYGTKDDGHVAACLRRGPQEERL encoded by the coding sequence ATGAGCCTCCTCGAAGTCGAAAATCTGCACACTCGATTCCCGACGCCGAGAGGAACGGTTGACGCCGTGAACGAGGTTGACCTGCGAATCGAACCCGGCGAAATCGTCGGTCTCGTCGGCGAGTCTGGCTCTGGAAAGAGCGTCCTCGCTGACACAATCATGGGCATCGTGGAAGAGCCGGGCGAAATCGCGGGTGGTGACATCCGACTACACGGGGATTCACTGCTCGAACTGCCCGAATCGGAGCGCAGGGAAATCCGCGGCGGGACGATTTCCATGGTGTTCCAAGACCCGATGAATAGCCTCAACCCGACGCTGACCGTCGGCGAGCAGATTGCGGAAATGGTTCGCCTCCACCAACCAGTCGGCGAGTCGATTAGCCTCCCCGCCGAACTCAAACGCAAACTCATCGGCTCCTCGAAAAACGGCGAGGCGTGGCGGAAGGCCATCGAGATGTTAGAAAGCGTCGAGATTCCGGAACCGGAAAGTCGGGCGACCGACTTTCCGCACGAATTTTCGGGCGGCATGCGCCAGCGGGCGATGATTGCCATGGCGCTCGCCGCCGAACCGGATTTGCTCATTGCGGACGAACCGACGACGGCGCTCGACGTAACGATTCAGGCCCAGATTCTGGACGAACTCCGGGATTTGAAAGACGCATTCGACACGGCAATTTTGCTCATCACGCACGACCTCGCGGTCGTCGCGGAGGTCTGTGACCGCGTGAACGTGATGTACGCCGGAAAAATCGTGGAGCGTGCGGAGACGGGAGAACTGTTCCGCAATCCACAGCATCCCTACACGCAGGGACTCATTGCCAGCACGCCTCGACTCGATGCACCGACCGAGGCACTGCAACCAATCGAGGGGAACGTCCCCGACCTCATCGATATTCCCTTCGCGTGCCACTTTGCACCGCGCTGTCCGGAGGCGACGCGGGAGTGTTACGAAATCGACCCTGATTTCAGACCGGTCGGAAGTTCGGCGGAGTACGGAACGAAAGACGACGGCCACGTCGCGGCCTGCCTCCGCCGCGGGCCACAGGAGGAACGATTATGA